The following coding sequences are from one Lolium rigidum isolate FL_2022 chromosome 6, APGP_CSIRO_Lrig_0.1, whole genome shotgun sequence window:
- the LOC124662317 gene encoding NADPH-dependent aldehyde reductase-like protein, chloroplastic encodes MADTNGTSSLTLHGRVAIVTGGAGGIGSAVSKHLASLGARVVVAYFGDPAPVRELVVGINATHGADPPRALAVHADVSDAAQVRAVFDVAAAAFGGELHILVTTAAVLDFSYPTLAETSEASYDAMFGTNARGTFLCCREAANRLARDGRGRIVTFSSSGVGSLRPGYAAYAASKAAVEVMTRILARELRGTGITANAVAPGSTATPMFYNGKTPEEADRYIAEAPLGRLGLPEDIAPLVGFLVSDAGGWVNAQVLRCNGGTI; translated from the coding sequence ATGGCCGACACCAACGGTACCTCTTCACTGACGCTCCACGGGCGCGTGGCGATCGTTacaggcggcgccggcggcatcgGCTCCGCCGTCTCGAAACACCTCGCCTCCCTCGGCGCCCGCGTGGTGGTCGCCTACTTCGGGGACCCAGCGCCGGTGAGGGAGCTCGTGGTCGGCATCAACGCCACGCACGGCGCCGATCCTCCGCGGGCCCTCGCGGTGCATGCCGACGTGTCGGACGCGGCGCAGGTGAGGGCGGTGTTCGACGTAGCGGCCGCGGCATTCGGCGGGGAACTCCACATCCTGGTGACGACGGCGGCGGTGCTGGACTTCTCCTACCCGACGCTGGCGGAGACTAGCGAGGCGTCCTACGACGCCATGTTCGGCACCAACGCGCGGGGCACCTTCCTGTGCTGCCGCGAGGCCGCAAACCGGCTGGCGCGCGACGGGCGTGGCCGCATCGTGACGTTCTCGTCGTCGGGGGTCGGGTCACTGCGCCCCGGCTACGCGGCGTACGCGGCCAGCAAGGCGGCCGTGGAGGTGATGACAAGGATCCTGGCGCGGGAGCTGCGCGGCACGGGGATCACCGCCAACGCCGTGGCGCCAGGGTCCACGGCAACGCCCATGTTCTACAACGGGAAGACGCCGGAGGAGGCCGACCGGTACATCGCCGAGGCGCCGCTGGGGCGGCTCGGCTTGCCGGAGGACATCGCGCCGCTCGTCGGCTTCCTTGTCAGCGACGCCGGCGGATGGGTCAACGCTCAGGTCCTGCGCTGCAACGGCGGCACCATCTAA
- the LOC124662318 gene encoding 2'-deoxymugineic-acid 2'-dioxygenase-like, whose amino-acid sequence MKLICHFPAHKSVPDKYVLPPEKRPCDHELLDDLSVALPVIDLQRAVAEGRRQVVGEIMEAGKEFGFIQVVNHGVGEDVIQGFREAAMEFFRMPEEAKLKYYSTDHNKPFRVFSGSLTSHNDANDIRYWRDCLKLRCYPVEKLMHQCPSQPEMFREHLAKYAVAVQELARSFLRLIAEGLGFDNHDFFEGDLSGGETLMNVNYYPRCPDPSLTMGIRPHSDRHLLTILSQGEVSGLQAKHRGRWICVQPIRNAFVINFGLQMEIVTNGLLSSVEHRAVTNSAKARMSVASLITPKMDCRVGPAPAMLDEETNPPKFKDFVCSEFTEAYEAAAGNREAVLDFFKIHHTQNPACVNQQFNMH is encoded by the exons ATGAAGCTCATATGCCATTTCCCAGCACACAAGTCCGTGCCGGACAAGTATGTCCTGCCTCCGGAGAAACGCCCTTGCGACCACGAGCTACTGGATGATCTCTCGGTTGCCCTCCCTGTCATCGACCTCCAAAGAGCCGTCGCAGAAGGCCGCCGACAAGTCGTTGGCGAGATCATGGAGGCCGGCAAGGAGTTTGGCTTCATCCAG GTGGTGAACCACGGTGTGGGGGAAGACGTGATTCAGGGCTTCCGAGAGGCGGCAATGGAGTTCTTTAGGATGCCGGAGGAGGCAAAGCTCAAGTACTACTCCACTGACCACAACAAGCCTTTTCGGGTTTTCTCCGGCTCCCTCACGTCCCATAACGACGCTAATGACATACGCTACTGGCGCGACTGCCTCAAGCTTCGGTGCTACCCAGTCGAGAAGCTGATGCACCAATGTCCATCGCAACCAGAAATGTTCAG AGAGCATCTTGCCAAGTACGCGGTGGCAGTACAGGAGCTGGCGCGAAGCTTCCTCCGGTTGATCGCCGAGGGGCTCGGATTCGATAACCATGATTTCTTCGAAGGGGACCTCAGCGGCGGGGAGACGCTGATGAACGTGAACTACTACCCGCGGTGCCCCGACCCGAGCCTTACGATGGGCATCCGGCCACATTCTGACCGCCACCTGCTCACCATTCTGTCCCAGGGCGAAGTCAGTGGTTTGCAGGCCAAGCACAGGGGACGCTGGATCTGTGTCCAACCCATACGCAACGCCTTTGTTATCAACTTCGGGCTTCAGATGGAG ATTGTGACCAATGGGCTACTTTCAAGCGTGGAGCATCGAGCGGTGACCaactcggcaaaggcgaggatgtCGGTGGCATCACTTATCACGCCCAAGATGGATTGCAGGGTTGGTCCGGCGCCGGCGATGTTGGATGAGGAGACAAACCCTCCCAAGTTCAAGGACTTCGTATGCAGCGAGTTCACGGAGGCGTATGAGGCCGCTGCTGGCAACAGGGAAGCCGTGCTCGACTTCTTCAAGATTCATCACACTCAAAATCCAGCTTGCGTCAATCAACAATTCAACATGCACTGA
- the LOC124662319 gene encoding 2'-deoxymugineic-acid 2'-dioxygenase-like, with amino-acid sequence MKLICDSPAHKSVPDKYVLPPEKRPCDHELLDDLSVALPVIDLHGAVGEGRRQVVGEIMEAGKEFGFIQVVNHGVGEDVIQGFREAATEFFRMPEEAKLKYYSIDHNKPFRIFSGSLTSHNDGNDIRYWRDCLKLRCYPVERLMHQWPSQPEMFREHLAKYAVAVQELARRFLRLIAEGLGFDNHDFFEGDLSGGETLMNVNYYPRCPDPSLTMGIRPHSDRHLLTILSQGEVSGLQAKHRGRWIRVQPIHNAFVINFGLQMEIVTNGLLPSVEHRAVTNSAKARMSVASLITPKMDCRVGPAPAMLDEETNPPKFKDFVCSEFAEAYEAAAGNREAVLDFKIHHTQNPACVNQQFNMH; translated from the exons ATGAAGCTCATATGCGATTCCCCGGCACACAAGTCCGTGCCGGACAAGTATGTCCTGCCTCCGGAGAAACGCCCTTGCGACCACGAGCTACTGGATGATCTCTCGGTTGCCCTCCCTGTCATCGACCTCCATGGAGCCGTCGGAGAAGGACGCCGACAAGTCGTTGGCGAGATCATGGAGGCCGGCAAGGAGTTTGGCTTCATCCAG GTGGTGAACCACGGTGTGGGAGAAGACGTGATTCAGGGCTTCCGAGAGGCGGCAACGGAGTTCTTCAGGATGCCAGAGGAGGCAAAGCTGAAGTACTACTCCATTGACCACAACAAGCCTTTCCGGATCTTCTCCGGCTCACTCACGTCCCATAACGACGGCAACGACATACGCTACTGGCGCGACTGCCTCAAGCTTCGGTGCTACCCTGTCGAGAGGCTGATGCACCAATGGCCATCGCAACCAGAAATGTTCAG AGAGCATCTTGCCAAGTACGCGGTGGCAGTGCAGGAGCTAGCGCGAAGGTTCCTCCGGTTGATCGCCGAGGGGCTCGGATTCGATAACCATGATTTCTTCGAAGGGGACCTCAGCGGCGGGGAGACGCTGATGAACGTGAACTACTACCCAAGGTGCCCCGACCCGAGCCTTACGATGGGAATCCGGCCACATTCCGACCGCCACCTGCTCACCATTCTGTCCCAGGGCGAAGTCAGTGGTTTGCAGGCCAAGCACAGGGGACGCTGGATCCGTGTCCAACCCATACACAACGCCTTTGTCATCAACTTCGGGCTTCAGATGGAG ATTGTGACAAATGGGCTGCTTCCAAGCGTGGAGCATCGGGCGGTGACCaactcggcaaaggcgaggatgtCGGTGGCATCACTTATCACGCCCAAGATGGATTGCAGGGTTGGTCCGGCGCCGGCGATGTTGGATGAGGAGACAAACCCTCCCAAGTTCAAGGACTTCGTATGCAGCGAGTTCGCGGAGGCGTATGAGGCCGCTGCTGGCAACAGGGAAGCCGTGCTCGACTTCAAGATTCATCACACTCAAAATCCAGCTTGCGTCAATCAACAATTCAACATGCACTGA
- the LOC124666470 gene encoding thaumatin-like protein 1b, which translates to MAMDAGSNATGTRLSLFVLHLTILFLLGGGAEAATSFSFTNACAHPVWVGALNGATSPPLSHTGFYLASGATSSLAAPSSGAWSGNFWARTGCATDASTGRFSCATADCGSGDVACNGRGPAPPVTLAEITLAAPGSGGLDFYDVSLVDGFNVPLRIAPSGNTNGNNGCSAAACAGDVNAVCPSDLRVQSGSAVVACKSACNAYGSARYCCSGDYGTPAACGPTNYSQVFKAACPTAYSYAYDDASSTFTCSGAAVYDVTVCPAN; encoded by the coding sequence ATGGCCATGGACGCCGGCAGCAATGCCACGGGGACGCGGCTCAGTCTCTTTGTTTTACACCTCACCATCCTCTTTCTtctcggcggcggcgcagaggCGGCGACGTCGTTCAGCTTCACCAACGCGTGCGCGCACCCGGTGTGGGTGGGCGCGCTCAACGGGGCCACCTCGCCTCCCCTATCCCACACCGGCTTCTACCTCGCCTCGGGCGCCACCTCCTCCCTCGCCGCCCCGTCCTCCGGCGCATGGTCGGGCAACTTCTGGGCGCGCACCGGCTGCGCCACCGACGCCTCCACGGGCCGCTTCTCCTGCGCCACCGCCGACTGCGGCTCCGGCGACGTCGCCTGCAACGGCCGCGGGCCGGCGCCGCCCGTCACGCTCGCTGAGATCACCCTTGCCGCGCCCGGCTCTGGCGGCCTGGACTTCTACGACGTCAGCCTCGTCGACGGCTTCAACGTGCCACTCCGCATCGCCCCTTCCGGCAACACCAACGGCAACAACGGATGCAGCGCCGCGGCGTGCGCCGGCGACGTGAACGCGGTCTGCCCCTCGGACCTACGCGTGCAGTCCGGGTCGGCGGTGGTGGCGTGCAAGAGCGCGTGCAACGCCTACGGCAGCGCGCGCTACTGCTGCAGCGGCGACTACGGCACGCCGGCGGCGTGCGGGCCAACCAACTACTCGCAGGTGTTCAAGGCCGCCTGCCCGACGGCGTACAGCTACGCATACGACGACGCCAGCTCAACCTTCACCTGCTCCGGCGCCGCCGTCTACGACGTCACAGTCTGCCCTGCCAATTAA